The genomic DNA ACACCGTCATGAAGTTCGTGTCACCCGTCCAACGCGGCACGACGTGGATGTGCAGATGATCGAGAACCCCTGCCCCAGCCGCCTTGCCGAGATTGATGCCCACGTTGAGGCCCTGAGGCGCATAGACATCGGTCAACGCGAGCTCGGCGAGCCGTGTGAGGCCGATGAGCTCCTGGAGCTCCTGCGGCGTCGCCTCGGCGAGCGTGCTGAAGTGACGCCGCGGCACCACCATCAAGTGGCCATTGTTGTAAGGAAACAAGTTGATGATCACGAAGGCATCGCGGCCTTCGTGCACGAGCAGGGCGCGGGTCTCGTCATCGGGATCCGCCGCCGCACAGAAGACACAGCCATCGGCGTCCTTGGCGCCGGTCACGTACGCCATTCTCCAAGGAGACCAGAGATAATCCACGGATGTCGTCGCAGGAGCGGTGTTCCGGAGCCGCGTTGGAGCGCGCAGGACGCCTCGGCGAGGCGTCCCTACCCACCCGAGTCGTCGCCAGACGCCGCGAGCGGCGCGGCCGTCGCGTCGTCCATCGGTGCGCGGTTGATGAGATCCTTGAGCTCCTTACCGGGCTTGAAGTACGGCACTTTCTTGGGCGGCACGTCCACCCGGTCGCCTGTCTTGGGATTGCGACCGCGCCGCGGCTCACGTCGACGCAGCCGAAAACTGCCAAACCCACGGAGCTCGATCTTCTCGCCGCGGTGCAAGGCATCGATGACGCTCTTGACCACCGTATCGACGATGATTTCGGAGTGCTTCTTCGTGAGGTCGGACACCCGGGACACTTCTTCGACGAGGTCCGCCTTCGTCATGTCACCCCCTGGTCAGGTGATACGGTGAGGGGGTGACAACGTGAGGGGGTGATGGGGTGATAGGCTGACGATGGGCGCCCGGGCGTCAGGTGGACCCAACGAACAAGTGAAAGCCTCGCTCGATCGCCACGGACGCATCGAATCACCTCGTCACCCCCCTCACCCGGTCACCTTGTCACCTTGTCACCCCGAGTATCACCCTACTGCTGGTGCTTGAAGTGGTCGCCCAACGTCACGGTTGGCGAGCCGGAGTCACTCACGTACGCATCCCAGTCGCCGTGGAAGTGGGCATCTTTCAACGCTCGAATGCTGAGGCCGATCTTCCGCTCCGCCGGACTGAGCTTGATGACCTTCATCTGATGGGTCTCACCAACCTTCAGCTCGACTTTCTCCCCCTCGCGCTGGCCGTCGAACTCCGACACATGGACCAGCCCTTCCACACCCTCTGCAAGCTCGACGAAGGCACCGAAGTTGGTCATGCGCACGACCTTACCCTCCACGACGTCGCCGACTTGC from Luteitalea sp. includes the following:
- a CDS encoding HIT domain-containing protein: MDYLWSPWRMAYVTGAKDADGCVFCAAADPDDETRALLVHEGRDAFVIINLFPYNNGHLMVVPRRHFSTLAEATPQELQELIGLTRLAELALTDVYAPQGLNVGINLGKAAGAGVLDHLHIHVVPRWTGDTNFMTVFGTARVLPESLSETAQRLRPVFARLVKDDKG
- a CDS encoding integration host factor subunit beta, which gives rise to MTKADLVEEVSRVSDLTKKHSEIIVDTVVKSVIDALHRGEKIELRGFGSFRLRRREPRRGRNPKTGDRVDVPPKKVPYFKPGKELKDLINRAPMDDATAAPLAASGDDSGG